Proteins from one Cyanobacteria bacterium FACHB-DQ100 genomic window:
- a CDS encoding alpha/beta hydrolase — protein sequence MPLDFLLRSFAGLLSIALLGGSGYILRQWYEGEWQDDLWLYLGIGLLLWSFLGFLPVLLLRRLGRDEPKPYRSNQVQRLVRPDGSEIKVEFYGDDHAPPLILTHGWGPDSTVWYYAKKQLAQQFRVIVWDLPGLGQSKKPKNRDYSLEKYARDLNAVLEIAGDQPAILLGHSMGAMVLLTFCRLFPERLEQRVAGLILVDGTYTNPLRTTILSKLLLALQKPLLEPLLYLAIVLSPLLHLTSWLSYLNGTTLLTTEISGFTGRETRGQLNFSSLIGIKAPPGILARGVLAMFRFDETATLPKITVPTLVVVGRSDIATRPIASDRMSREVPQAQLEVLSPAGHMALMEQNSRFADIIQTFSQSCLSSKRWNKF from the coding sequence ATGCCCCTCGATTTTCTGCTGCGCTCGTTCGCAGGCTTGCTGTCTATTGCTCTACTGGGTGGTAGCGGTTACATTCTGCGTCAGTGGTACGAGGGAGAATGGCAAGACGATCTCTGGTTATATCTAGGCATTGGACTCTTACTCTGGTCATTCTTGGGCTTTTTGCCGGTTCTACTACTGCGTCGTCTTGGTCGGGATGAACCTAAACCTTACCGCAGCAACCAGGTTCAACGCCTAGTTCGACCGGATGGCAGCGAAATTAAAGTTGAATTCTATGGAGATGACCATGCTCCCCCGCTGATTCTGACGCACGGTTGGGGGCCTGATAGTACCGTGTGGTACTACGCCAAGAAGCAGCTTGCTCAACAGTTTCGCGTGATTGTGTGGGATCTGCCTGGATTGGGTCAATCTAAAAAGCCGAAAAATCGCGACTACTCTTTGGAAAAATATGCTCGTGATCTGAATGCAGTCTTGGAGATAGCAGGAGATCAGCCTGCTATTTTGCTCGGACATAGTATGGGAGCAATGGTTCTGCTCACCTTCTGTCGATTGTTTCCAGAGCGACTTGAACAACGAGTTGCAGGCTTGATCTTGGTAGATGGAACTTACACCAATCCACTGAGAACGACCATTCTCAGTAAACTATTGCTAGCACTGCAAAAACCTCTGCTAGAGCCTTTGCTATATCTTGCGATCGTGCTTTCTCCACTACTGCATCTGACAAGCTGGCTCAGTTATTTGAATGGTACGACCCTGCTAACCACAGAAATTTCTGGCTTTACCGGAAGAGAAACACGCGGACAGCTTAATTTCTCTAGTTTAATTGGTATCAAAGCACCACCAGGAATTTTGGCGCGGGGCGTTCTGGCAATGTTTAGATTTGATGAAACTGCAACGTTACCGAAGATAACAGTTCCTACTTTAGTTGTAGTAGGTCGATCGGACATTGCAACTCGACCGATTGCGAGCGATCGTATGAGTCGAGAAGTCCCTCAAGCACAATTGGAGGTCTTGTCTCCAGCGGGGCACATGGCGCTAATGGAACAGAATTCGCGATTTGCAGACATCATTCAAACCTTCAGTCAGTCCTGCCTAAGCTCAAAGCGGTGGAACAAGTTCTAA
- a CDS encoding threonine synthase has translation MTVTHSKIRSSQSAFEALKCKECGAEYEPKATHVCEMCFGPLEVKYDYDWLRKTVTRETIQAGPNSIWRYRPFLPVETDNVIDVGTGMTPLLQANRLARRLGLKKLYIKNDAVNMPTLSFKDRVVSVALSRARELGFTTVSCASTGNLANSTAAIAAHAGLDCCVFIPSDLEAGKVLGTLIYSPTVMAVHGNYDQVNRLCSEVANTHGWGFVNINLRPYYSEGSKTLGYEVIEQLGWQLPDHIVAPLASGSLFTKIYKGFQEFVEVGLVDEKAVRFSGAQAEGCSPIAKAFQEGRDFISPVKPNTIAKSIAIGNPADGVYAVDIARKTNGNIESVTDAEIIEGIKLLAETEGIFTETAGGTTIAVLKKLVEAGKINPDETTVAYITGNGLKTQEAVQGYVGEPFTIEPKLDSFERALERSRTLDRLEWQQVLV, from the coding sequence ATGACCGTTACCCATTCCAAAATTCGTTCTAGCCAATCTGCTTTTGAAGCGCTCAAGTGTAAAGAGTGCGGCGCAGAATACGAGCCAAAAGCAACTCATGTATGCGAGATGTGTTTTGGCCCGTTAGAAGTCAAATATGATTACGATTGGCTCCGCAAAACAGTCACTCGCGAAACCATTCAAGCAGGCCCGAACTCGATTTGGCGCTATCGTCCGTTTCTCCCCGTTGAAACCGATAACGTCATTGATGTCGGAACTGGGATGACTCCCTTGCTGCAAGCAAATCGTTTGGCGCGTCGGTTGGGTCTGAAGAAGCTGTACATCAAGAATGATGCAGTGAACATGCCGACCCTGAGCTTTAAGGATCGCGTCGTTTCGGTAGCATTGAGCCGCGCCCGTGAATTGGGCTTTACCACGGTTTCTTGTGCCAGTACCGGAAACTTAGCCAACTCGACTGCGGCGATCGCTGCTCATGCAGGTCTCGATTGCTGTGTGTTCATTCCGTCCGATCTTGAAGCCGGAAAAGTCCTCGGAACGCTAATCTACAGCCCAACTGTGATGGCAGTTCACGGTAACTACGACCAAGTGAATCGCCTCTGCTCTGAAGTGGCAAACACCCACGGTTGGGGATTTGTAAATATTAACCTGCGCCCCTACTATTCTGAAGGTTCAAAAACTCTGGGCTACGAAGTGATCGAACAGCTTGGATGGCAACTGCCAGATCACATTGTTGCTCCGTTGGCATCGGGTTCACTCTTCACCAAGATCTACAAAGGCTTCCAAGAGTTCGTCGAAGTGGGCTTGGTTGATGAAAAAGCGGTTCGATTCAGTGGCGCACAAGCGGAAGGATGTTCTCCGATCGCCAAAGCCTTTCAAGAAGGACGCGACTTCATCTCCCCGGTGAAGCCGAACACGATCGCCAAATCGATCGCAATCGGAAATCCCGCAGATGGTGTTTATGCGGTCGATATCGCTCGGAAAACCAACGGCAACATCGAATCGGTCACCGATGCTGAAATTATCGAAGGCATCAAGCTACTGGCGGAAACCGAAGGAATCTTCACCGAAACCGCAGGCGGAACGACGATCGCAGTGCTGAAGAAATTGGTCGAAGCAGGCAAGATCAATCCCGATGAAACGACGGTCGCCTACATCACCGGAAACGGTCTGAAGACTCAAGAAGCAGTACAAGGTTACGTCGGCGAACCGTTCACGATCGAACCGAAACTCGATAGCTTCGAGCGTGCATTAGAAAGATCCAGAACGCTCGATCGTCTAGAGTGGCAACAAGTTTTGGTTTAA
- a CDS encoding serine/threonine protein kinase — MTYCINPDCPQPQNPDRLERCQSCGTLMKLRGRYCVVQPLGRGGFGKTFLAIDEDRLGTRCVIKQFLPQSKGTKALNKAIQLFEQEAVRLHELGEHPHIPTLLAYFEQEQRLYLVQQYIEGATLAQELAQTGVFNEQKIREVLVRLLPILKFVHDRNVIHRDITPANIIRRKLDGRLVLIDFGVAKVLPETDAIQPGTRIGTEGYAPVEQLRNGKAYPASDLYSLGATCIYLLTQVRPEKLHDPISGRWLWREHLERRGGGISQRIGQILDRLLRDLVSERYQTADEAMHDLRMALSTPAVGAMREFESNEVTAPVLATQPPELRPSRPSIPPPPSIPTSAARYVSKSSQPRKCLYTLSGHSTWVISLAVSPDQRTLVSGSLDDRIFMWDASTGERLGTFIGHTKSVNSLAFSPDGRRLVSCSDDDSIKIWDLPSGELIRSLCGHLRDVNAISLSPDGQFFVSGSEDRTVCVWRLQTGELLQSFTTSGMVRSVAVSPNGQIVASGGLDNQIRLWSLRTGQQIRTLSGHQNSIMSIALNPQGDRLVSASKDKTIRIWEPNSGELLQTLTGHFDIVCTIAISPDGKTLISGSNDKTIKLWNLSTGDLLCTLSEHSQAVNAIAISSDGRWFASGSSDNTVKIWQLRTLELVPPL; from the coding sequence ATGACGTACTGTATTAACCCTGACTGCCCCCAGCCTCAGAATCCAGATCGCCTTGAACGCTGTCAGAGTTGCGGCACTCTGATGAAACTCAGAGGACGTTATTGCGTTGTGCAACCGCTCGGACGAGGCGGATTTGGCAAGACTTTTTTAGCGATCGATGAAGATCGCTTAGGAACTCGCTGCGTAATTAAACAGTTTTTGCCGCAGAGCAAAGGAACCAAGGCGCTGAACAAAGCGATTCAACTGTTTGAACAAGAAGCCGTCCGACTCCATGAACTCGGAGAGCATCCCCACATTCCCACACTCTTGGCTTATTTTGAGCAGGAACAGCGCCTCTATTTGGTGCAGCAGTACATTGAGGGGGCGACTCTGGCGCAAGAACTAGCCCAAACTGGGGTCTTCAACGAACAAAAGATTCGAGAAGTGTTAGTGCGGCTGTTGCCGATTTTGAAATTTGTTCACGATCGCAATGTGATTCATCGTGACATTACACCTGCCAATATTATTCGCCGCAAGCTAGACGGACGATTAGTGCTGATTGATTTCGGCGTTGCCAAGGTGTTGCCGGAGACGGATGCGATTCAGCCCGGAACCAGAATCGGAACAGAAGGCTATGCCCCCGTCGAACAACTGCGAAACGGCAAAGCTTATCCTGCAAGCGATTTATACAGCTTAGGTGCAACTTGTATCTACTTACTCACTCAAGTCAGACCTGAAAAACTGCATGATCCAATATCGGGGCGCTGGCTTTGGCGCGAACACCTGGAGCGGCGCGGCGGTGGCATTAGCCAAAGGATCGGGCAAATTCTCGATCGCTTGCTCAGGGATCTAGTGAGCGAACGGTATCAAACTGCCGATGAAGCGATGCATGACCTAAGAATGGCATTATCTACGCCTGCGGTTGGTGCAATGAGGGAGTTTGAAAGCAACGAGGTGACAGCGCCAGTCCTCGCAACACAGCCGCCGGAGTTGCGCCCTTCGCGACCGAGCATTCCGCCTCCGCCCTCGATACCCACGAGCGCCGCCCGCTATGTTTCAAAGAGTTCACAGCCGCGAAAATGTCTCTACACCTTGAGCGGTCACAGCACTTGGGTGATATCACTCGCGGTTAGTCCAGACCAACGCACGTTAGTCAGCGGGAGTTTAGACGATCGCATTTTCATGTGGGATGCAAGCACAGGAGAACGGTTAGGCACGTTCATCGGTCATACAAAATCGGTGAATTCGCTTGCGTTTAGTCCTGATGGGAGGCGATTGGTCAGTTGTAGCGATGATGATTCGATTAAGATTTGGGACTTACCCAGTGGTGAGTTAATCCGATCGCTCTGCGGTCATTTGCGCGATGTGAACGCGATCTCGCTGAGTCCCGATGGACAGTTTTTCGTCAGTGGTAGTGAGGATCGCACCGTTTGCGTTTGGCGATTGCAGACTGGGGAACTGCTGCAAAGCTTCACTACGTCAGGGATGGTGCGATCGGTAGCGGTTAGCCCAAACGGTCAAATTGTTGCCAGTGGTGGGCTGGATAATCAAATTAGGCTGTGGAGTTTGAGGACAGGTCAGCAGATTCGGACATTAAGCGGACATCAAAATTCCATTATGTCGATCGCGCTCAATCCGCAAGGCGATCGTCTTGTAAGTGCGAGTAAAGACAAAACAATCCGGATTTGGGAGCCGAATTCTGGAGAACTGCTGCAAACCTTGACCGGACATTTCGATATTGTTTGCACGATCGCGATTAGTCCCGATGGCAAGACCTTGATTAGCGGCAGCAATGATAAAACGATTAAGCTTTGGAACCTTAGCACTGGAGACCTTCTTTGCACCTTGAGTGAGCATTCTCAAGCGGTCAATGCGATCGCGATTAGCTCAGACGGCAGGTGGTTCGCTAGTGGTAGTTCAGATAACACTGTAAAAATCTGGCAATTAAGAACGTTAGAACTTGTTCCACCGCTTTGA
- a CDS encoding MoaD/ThiS family protein, whose amino-acid sequence MAVKVLIPTPLQKLTNDQATVECSGDTIGTLLESLESNCPGIKARLCDEQGQLRRFVNFYVNSEDIRFLDGVNTPLKDGDEVSIIPAIAGG is encoded by the coding sequence ATGGCTGTTAAAGTTTTAATTCCAACTCCTCTGCAAAAGCTCACCAACGATCAGGCAACCGTTGAATGTAGCGGCGATACCATTGGTACGCTGTTAGAGTCGCTTGAATCTAACTGTCCAGGTATTAAAGCGCGGTTGTGTGATGAGCAAGGACAATTGCGCCGCTTCGTCAACTTCTATGTGAACAGCGAAGACATTCGCTTTCTTGATGGAGTGAATACGCCGCTTAAAGATGGTGACGAAGTGAGCATTATTCCTGCGATCGCGGGTGGCTAA
- a CDS encoding DNA/RNA non-specific endonuclease, with translation MLKSRWKILTIVALLVVTVLGCAFLLNRPKAPIGSQPLLPPIVGNVHLAMGIPSKATPDIANANDYLIADNTRSYALSYNNSKHIPNWTSWQLNKSWLGTVPRSNDFRPDPILPKGWYQVKSSDYNGSGYDRGHLTPSADRTRNLQTNSATFFMTNILPQTPDNNRDVWEGLESESRRLVNTGKELYIIAGGLGEKGTIGAEKISIPASTWKVIVVMDQPSSKAADVTAKTRVIAVNVPNIQGIKDKTWRDYRISVDQLEAKTGYDFLSAVPEAVQQAIESKVDNQ, from the coding sequence ATGTTGAAATCTCGCTGGAAAATCTTGACGATCGTCGCCCTTCTCGTTGTTACTGTACTGGGCTGTGCTTTTCTACTCAATCGACCTAAAGCACCGATCGGTAGTCAACCGTTACTCCCCCCTATTGTAGGAAACGTTCACCTCGCAATGGGCATTCCCAGCAAAGCTACACCCGATATTGCCAATGCAAACGACTACCTGATCGCAGATAATACTCGTTCCTACGCACTGTCTTACAACAACAGCAAACACATCCCTAACTGGACAAGTTGGCAACTGAATAAAAGCTGGCTTGGCACAGTTCCCCGCTCTAATGATTTTCGCCCTGATCCGATCCTGCCAAAAGGCTGGTATCAAGTAAAGTCCAGCGACTACAACGGTAGTGGCTACGATCGCGGACACCTCACTCCTTCTGCCGATCGCACTCGCAATCTGCAAACGAATTCCGCGACCTTTTTCATGACCAACATTCTGCCGCAAACTCCTGATAACAATCGCGATGTGTGGGAAGGTCTAGAAAGCGAGTCGCGCAGACTGGTCAACACTGGCAAAGAACTTTACATTATTGCCGGTGGGCTGGGCGAAAAAGGGACGATCGGCGCTGAAAAAATTTCCATCCCCGCTTCAACCTGGAAAGTGATTGTTGTCATGGATCAACCCAGCTCTAAAGCGGCTGATGTCACAGCTAAAACCAGAGTGATTGCGGTAAATGTTCCGAACATTCAAGGAATCAAAGATAAAACTTGGCGCGACTATCGCATCAGCGTGGATCAGCTTGAAGCTAAAACGGGATACGACTTCCTCAGCGCTGTTCCAGAAGCAGTACAACAAGCGATCGAAAGCAAAGTAGACAATCAATAA
- a CDS encoding MoaD/ThiS family protein: MSDSITVTVKLFAAYQDAYGVPELTLELPQGVSVEQVCDRILYDRPQLAPLKGITQFGINLEFVSAETIVQNGDEIVLIPPVSGG; this comes from the coding sequence ATGTCTGACTCAATTACCGTGACCGTAAAGCTATTTGCGGCGTATCAGGATGCTTACGGAGTGCCAGAACTAACCCTAGAATTGCCTCAAGGCGTGAGCGTTGAGCAGGTGTGCGATCGCATTCTGTACGATCGTCCTCAGCTTGCGCCGCTCAAGGGTATTACTCAATTTGGCATAAATTTGGAATTTGTTTCCGCAGAGACGATCGTCCAAAACGGCGATGAAATCGTTCTAATCCCGCCTGTGAGCGGTGGTTGA
- a CDS encoding sigma-70 family RNA polymerase sigma factor — protein sequence MQPRQSIIDLFSTFVQFKADSFGGWATDARLRRSIQTHLSERSEPHADTFWVVYWQKVWQQHSDKKTALGHLSAYLQEACYWSAYRTMPYLSQSRYRLSDCFQVAIAEVPRILKARDPDYPGSLKTYASQAFNNSIRDFLRQSREIDLCSDWGLLLKVSRKRLVESLQNAGLNTDDIDRWILAWSCFESVYLPTKSPKLRQLPAPNRETWDAIASRYNQQRHQLRSPGAEASADVIQKWLTACVNRVRSYLYPAVSSLNAPKLGEDTKEIQDDIVDPAQESLLTDLISQEDLEERQAQRSQLNQVLEAAIAKLDPASQELLQLYYQQNLTQQEIAKQLGIQQYAVSRKLSKAREALLSALLRWSQDTLHIAPTSDVGKQISAVLEEWLMEKRG from the coding sequence ATGCAACCCCGTCAAAGCATCATCGATTTATTTTCAACCTTTGTACAGTTTAAGGCTGACAGCTTTGGGGGATGGGCAACAGATGCACGATTGCGGCGCAGCATTCAAACACATTTATCTGAGCGATCGGAGCCTCACGCGGATACTTTTTGGGTCGTTTATTGGCAAAAAGTCTGGCAACAGCACTCAGATAAAAAGACAGCGTTGGGGCATCTATCTGCGTACCTGCAAGAGGCTTGTTACTGGAGTGCATATAGAACGATGCCGTATTTGTCTCAATCACGGTATCGCTTATCAGATTGTTTTCAAGTGGCGATCGCAGAGGTGCCAAGAATTCTCAAGGCGCGAGATCCTGATTATCCCGGCAGTCTGAAAACTTATGCCAGTCAAGCCTTTAATAATAGTATTCGAGATTTTTTGCGGCAGAGTCGCGAAATTGATTTATGTAGCGATTGGGGATTGTTATTAAAAGTCAGTCGTAAGCGATTGGTAGAGTCTTTACAGAATGCGGGCTTGAATACGGATGACATCGATCGCTGGATTCTAGCGTGGTCGTGTTTTGAGTCGGTTTATTTGCCCACAAAATCTCCCAAATTGCGTCAACTTCCTGCACCTAACCGGGAAACGTGGGACGCGATCGCCAGTCGCTACAATCAGCAACGCCATCAACTGCGATCTCCTGGCGCTGAGGCAAGTGCGGATGTGATCCAGAAATGGTTAACGGCTTGTGTCAACCGCGTGCGATCGTATCTCTATCCTGCTGTCTCTTCGCTGAATGCGCCGAAGTTGGGCGAAGACACCAAAGAAATTCAAGATGACATAGTTGATCCGGCTCAAGAGTCATTGTTGACAGACTTGATTTCTCAGGAAGACCTTGAGGAACGGCAGGCGCAGCGATCGCAACTCAATCAAGTTTTAGAAGCGGCGATCGCCAAACTTGATCCTGCGAGCCAAGAGCTGTTGCAGCTTTATTATCAACAAAATTTAACTCAGCAGGAGATTGCAAAACAATTAGGAATCCAGCAATATGCTGTATCTCGCAAGCTTAGTAAGGCACGCGAGGCTTTACTATCGGCGCTTTTGCGTTGGAGTCAGGACACTTTGCATATTGCACCAACTTCAGACGTGGGAAAACAAATCAGCGCGGTATTGGAAGAATGGCTAATGGAAAAGAGGGGATGA
- a CDS encoding HAD family hydrolase — protein sequence MLLKGVLLDIDGTLVDSNDAHAHAYVEAFAEHGYDVEFDQVRPLIGMGGDQLIPRIVSSLSGEEGEGKEIADRRKELIMQKYGADLAPTDGSRLLIEKLKQSGYELVISSSATSEELSVLLKAAQVDDLLDQNMATTSSDADASKPEPDLIEVTLEKGHLKPNEAIMLGDTPYDIQAANAAGVAVIAFRSGGFSDEQLAEAIEIYDSPADLLAHFDQSPLAQ from the coding sequence ATGTTATTAAAAGGCGTACTGTTAGATATTGATGGTACATTAGTCGATAGTAATGATGCTCACGCTCATGCCTATGTGGAAGCATTTGCAGAGCATGGATATGATGTAGAGTTCGATCAAGTTCGACCTTTAATCGGCATGGGCGGAGATCAATTAATTCCGCGAATTGTGTCGTCACTATCTGGTGAAGAAGGAGAAGGAAAAGAGATTGCCGATCGACGCAAAGAACTGATCATGCAAAAGTATGGTGCTGATTTAGCTCCGACTGATGGTTCAAGACTGTTAATCGAAAAGCTAAAACAGTCCGGGTATGAATTAGTGATTTCTAGTTCAGCAACGAGCGAAGAACTCTCGGTTTTGTTGAAAGCGGCTCAGGTTGATGATCTTTTAGACCAAAATATGGCAACGACCTCAAGCGACGCAGACGCTTCTAAGCCTGAACCCGATTTGATTGAGGTAACTCTGGAGAAAGGGCATTTGAAGCCGAATGAGGCGATTATGTTGGGAGATACGCCTTATGATATTCAGGCAGCAAACGCTGCTGGAGTAGCAGTGATTGCATTTCGCAGTGGAGGATTTTCGGATGAGCAATTAGCAGAGGCGATCGAGATTTACGATAGCCCTGCGGATTTGCTGGCTCATTTTGATCAATCCCCTTTGGCTCAATGA
- a CDS encoding DUF790 family protein, which produces MLPTELLIQRFNGEEIVPKRLLLDEKVLSIAEELITLFHEAQHGTRGELNRQLQAIEGEETDYRVKRGLAHLLNSAFSTFETVSPLDPLMLRERVFALSAQKIPSVLETEQTIGQVAKMLSQELNAEVFPEQVKSGLYADLPENQILVSFEAPTPEALVHRYNLSQVQGVFYRASHLVINAHRNDPGQYKLLFRYMKLFQLMTYIEGDADHGFTLTIDGPTSLFKPSTRYGLAIAKLLPALLHVTRWSLSAELQVNDSYSGKTRQGRFALDSDCGLVSHYPPGKTYDSLLEAGFVDRWNKAKTEWRLEREVDLIPIPGSVMIPDFRVVHPDGRTFLVEIVGYWRPEYLRKKFSQVRQSGRDDLILAVSERLNLEKAGVKVSDTPARIVWFKDQLLPKAVLEVLER; this is translated from the coding sequence ATGTTACCGACTGAGTTATTGATTCAACGTTTTAATGGTGAAGAGATTGTCCCCAAGCGATTGCTGCTTGATGAGAAAGTTTTGTCGATCGCTGAAGAGTTGATCACGTTGTTTCATGAGGCGCAGCACGGAACGAGGGGCGAATTGAATCGACAATTACAAGCGATCGAGGGTGAAGAAACCGATTATCGAGTTAAGCGCGGTTTGGCACATCTGCTTAATAGTGCGTTTAGTACGTTTGAAACGGTGAGTCCACTTGACCCACTGATGCTGAGAGAACGGGTATTTGCCCTGTCAGCACAAAAAATTCCAAGTGTGTTGGAGACTGAGCAGACAATCGGGCAAGTTGCAAAGATGCTGAGTCAGGAGTTGAACGCTGAAGTTTTTCCAGAGCAAGTCAAGTCGGGATTGTATGCAGATTTGCCAGAAAACCAAATCCTAGTTAGTTTTGAAGCTCCAACACCGGAGGCTCTTGTCCATCGTTACAATCTATCGCAAGTGCAAGGGGTGTTTTATCGAGCAAGTCATCTCGTAATCAATGCACATCGCAATGATCCGGGACAGTATAAGCTATTGTTCCGGTATATGAAGCTGTTTCAGTTAATGACTTACATTGAAGGTGATGCGGATCATGGATTTACTTTGACGATCGATGGCCCGACTAGCTTGTTTAAGCCTTCCACACGGTATGGATTGGCGATCGCAAAGTTACTTCCAGCTTTACTGCATGTGACGCGCTGGAGCTTGTCTGCTGAGTTGCAGGTTAATGATAGTTATTCGGGTAAAACGCGCCAAGGTCGATTTGCGTTAGATTCCGACTGTGGATTGGTCAGCCATTATCCCCCAGGGAAGACCTATGATAGTTTGCTTGAGGCGGGGTTTGTCGATCGATGGAACAAAGCTAAAACAGAATGGCGATTAGAACGCGAGGTCGATCTAATTCCGATTCCGGGAAGCGTGATGATTCCTGATTTTCGGGTGGTGCATCCTGATGGCAGGACATTCTTAGTTGAAATTGTAGGCTATTGGCGACCAGAGTATTTGCGGAAGAAGTTTTCGCAGGTGCGCCAATCCGGGCGGGATGATTTGATTCTGGCAGTGTCAGAGCGATTGAACTTAGAGAAGGCGGGAGTGAAGGTTTCGGATACGCCTGCTCGGATTGTTTGGTTTAAGGATCAATTGTTGCCGAAAGCAGTTTTAGAGGTGTTAGAGCGTTGA